Proteins co-encoded in one Aspergillus flavus chromosome 2, complete sequence genomic window:
- a CDS encoding putative alpha/beta superfamily hydrolase, which translates to MKMMGSGIAALGLMTIVNTMSAMAQNMSFGADNFYRSDSVTVQPITFENQYRMKIGGNLFIRNNFTRSVNAPAIIVGHPMGAVKEQSANLYATKLAEQGFVTVSLDLSFWGSSEGEPRNGVSPDLYAEAYSAAVDYLGTQDFVDRERIGALGICGSGGFVISAAKIDPRIKAIATSSMYDMGASNRNGLQKSQSLEQRKEVIAEAAQQRWTEIEGGEIQYTSGTPDELTADTPAVGREFYDFYRTPRGEFTPEGTTPNLTTHPTLSSNVKFMNFYPFNDIETISPRPLLFISGDQAHSREFSEDAYARAAEPKELFWVPRAGHVDLYDRVDLIPFGKITQFFRQNLSKGASRRAN; encoded by the coding sequence atgaagatgatgggaagCGGCATCGCCGCTCTTGGTCTGATGACAATCGTCAATACAATGTCAGCAATGGCCCAGAATATGTCGTTCGGAGCCGACAACTTCTACCGCAGTGACAGCGTCACCGTCCAGCCGATCACCTTCGAGAACCAATACCGGATGAAAATCGGGGGCAACCTCTTCATCCGCAACAACTTCACCCGCAGCGTCAACGCGCCAGCTATCATCGTCGGTCACCCCATGGGTGCCGTGAAGGAGCAGAGCGCGAACCTCTACGCCACGAAGCTGGCCGAGCAGGGCTTCGTCACCGTCTCGCTCGATCTCTCCTTCTGGGGTAGCAGCGAGGGCGAGCCGCGCAACGGCGTGTCACCGGACCTCTATGCCGAGGCATACAGCGCGGCAGTCGACTATCTCGGCACGCAGGACTTCGTCGATCGCGAGCGTATCGGTGCCCTCGGTATCTGTGGCAGCGGTGGCTTCGTGATCAGCGCAGCGAAGATCGACCCGCGTATCAAGGCCATTGCGACGTCGAGCATGTACGACATGGGCGCTTCCAACCGCAACGGGCTGCAGAAGTCTCAGAGCCTCGAGCAGCGCAAGGAGGTCATCGCCGAGGCGGCGCAGCAGCGCTGGACCGAGATAGAAGGTGGCGAGATTCAGTACACCAGCGGCACCCCGGATGAGCTCACAGCCGATACGCCCGCTGTCGGACGCGAGTTCTATGACTTCTACCGCACCCCGCGAGGCGAGTTCACGCCTGAGGGCACGACGCCGAACCTCACGACGCACCCGACGCTCTCGAGTAACGTCAAGTTCATGAACTTCTACCCCTTCAACGATATCGAGACTATCTCGCCGCGTCCGTTGCTCTTCATCTCCGGTGATCAAGCACACTCGCGCGAGTTCAGCGAGGATGCTTATGCGCGTGCGGCGGAACCGAAGGAGTTGTTTTGGGTGCCTAGAGCCGGTCATGTCGACCTCTACGATCGCGTGGATCTCATCCCCTTTGGCAAGATCACTCAGTTCTTTCGGCAGAATCTTAGCAAGGGGGCCAGCCGTAGGGCCAACTGA